In the Leptospira sp. WS4.C2 genome, one interval contains:
- a CDS encoding adenosylcobinamide-GDP ribazoletransferase encodes MQFLLREIRLFFVCLSFLSRIPSPQWIGFQEEWLHKSIKYSPTVGIILGTLQWFVYLIFQLFFGPSIAFAISLGFLLILTGAFHEDGFSDFCDGIGGGWKREDILRIMKDSRVGSFGAVGISLLLVLKILGASESLAATGFSLRQLHIFGNDQLMTVWLYFISAHSLSRFFSVLMMKLLPYAKEEGYAKPMAKEITWQQTLFASLAGLVPFLLLSYQHPYFLMSLVFIIPSLYYMYSLMKRWINGFTGDCLGAVQQVVETCIWISGVFVWTSI; translated from the coding sequence ATGCAATTTTTATTAAGAGAAATTCGCCTATTCTTCGTTTGTTTGTCCTTTCTCTCCAGAATTCCCTCCCCTCAGTGGATTGGTTTTCAAGAAGAATGGTTACATAAATCAATCAAATATTCGCCAACAGTGGGGATAATACTCGGAACCTTACAATGGTTTGTTTATTTGATTTTCCAATTGTTTTTTGGTCCCAGTATTGCCTTTGCCATCTCCTTAGGGTTTTTATTGATCCTAACGGGTGCCTTTCACGAAGATGGATTTTCTGATTTTTGTGACGGGATTGGGGGAGGTTGGAAAAGAGAAGATATCCTTCGGATCATGAAAGATAGTCGTGTGGGAAGTTTTGGAGCGGTCGGGATTTCCCTACTACTCGTTCTAAAAATTTTAGGAGCCTCCGAGTCCCTTGCTGCCACTGGATTTAGCTTGCGGCAATTACATATTTTTGGGAATGATCAACTAATGACCGTTTGGTTGTACTTTATTTCGGCACATAGTTTGAGTCGATTCTTTTCAGTCCTTATGATGAAACTCCTTCCCTATGCTAAAGAAGAAGGTTATGCAAAACCAATGGCAAAAGAAATTACCTGGCAGCAAACTCTATTTGCAAGTCTTGCGGGACTCGTTCCTTTTCTACTTCTATCATACCAACATCCTTATTTTTTAATGAGTTTGGTTTTCATTATTCCCAGTCTATACTATATGTATTCTCTGATGAAACGTTGGATCAATGGATTTACAGGGGATTGTTTGGGAGCAGTCCAACAAGTAGTAGAAACTTGTATCTGGATTTCGGGAGTATTTGTATGGACCTCTATTTAA
- the gatB gene encoding Asp-tRNA(Asn)/Glu-tRNA(Gln) amidotransferase subunit GatB, whose product MEYEVIIGLEVHVQLNTLSKIFSTATNEFGGSPNTHISTLCVALPGTLPVLNEVVLEKAVRAGVALGCEITRFTKFDRKNYFYPDLPKGYQISQFDKPYATQGGIHIKLKGDTEEKFIPLTRIHMEEDAGKLIHSHDPSINRSYVDYNRAGTPLIEIVSEPDLRSSDEAYVYLNELKTILRYIQVSDCNMEEGSLRCDANVSIRPKGEKGFRTRVEIKNLNSFKAVKQAIDYEIEWQKDVYSRGESFRQMTKLWDATLLKTIPMRSKEMSHDYRYFPEPDLPTIQISDSFIEDIRKTLPELPRQKKERYKTELGLPDYDAEVLTSEREIAEYFEEALLISGDAKKTSNWVKDEILGIVNKENISIQEFAIDPLRIGKLVKLINSGEITGKIAKSIFEDMLTTKDQPEAIVESKGLKVVRDDKALEEIVIRVIEAQPESVEGWKNGKDRVLGAIVGGVMKETKGKADPKLVNELILAKLGPLGEKKKV is encoded by the coding sequence ATGGAATACGAAGTCATCATCGGTCTGGAAGTTCACGTCCAGCTCAACACTCTTTCTAAAATTTTTTCTACTGCCACAAACGAATTCGGTGGTAGCCCCAATACTCATATTTCAACACTTTGTGTGGCATTGCCCGGCACATTGCCTGTGTTAAACGAAGTGGTTCTCGAAAAAGCCGTTCGGGCCGGTGTTGCTCTTGGATGTGAGATCACACGTTTTACAAAATTTGATCGTAAAAATTATTTTTACCCGGACCTACCGAAAGGGTACCAGATTTCTCAGTTTGATAAACCTTATGCAACGCAAGGTGGAATCCATATTAAATTGAAAGGGGATACGGAAGAAAAGTTCATTCCTCTCACAAGGATCCATATGGAAGAGGATGCGGGAAAACTAATCCATTCTCATGATCCATCCATCAACAGGTCTTATGTAGATTACAATCGTGCAGGAACCCCTCTCATTGAAATTGTTTCGGAACCTGACTTACGTTCTTCTGATGAAGCTTATGTTTATTTGAATGAACTAAAAACAATCTTAAGATACATTCAAGTATCGGATTGTAATATGGAAGAAGGGTCACTTCGTTGTGATGCCAACGTTTCCATTCGACCCAAAGGAGAAAAAGGTTTTCGAACTCGGGTAGAAATTAAAAACCTCAACTCTTTTAAGGCCGTAAAACAAGCGATAGACTATGAAATTGAATGGCAAAAGGATGTGTATTCTCGTGGTGAGTCATTTCGTCAGATGACAAAACTTTGGGATGCTACTTTACTCAAAACCATCCCTATGCGTTCCAAAGAAATGAGCCATGACTATCGTTATTTTCCTGAGCCAGATCTACCGACCATTCAGATTTCTGATTCTTTTATTGAAGACATTCGTAAAACTTTACCTGAACTTCCAAGACAAAAAAAAGAAAGATACAAAACCGAACTGGGACTTCCTGATTATGATGCCGAAGTGCTCACGAGCGAACGTGAGATTGCTGAATACTTTGAAGAAGCACTTCTTATCTCCGGAGATGCTAAAAAAACATCAAACTGGGTAAAGGATGAAATCCTTGGAATCGTAAACAAAGAAAACATTTCCATTCAGGAATTTGCCATTGATCCATTACGTATTGGTAAACTTGTGAAACTGATCAATTCAGGGGAGATCACTGGTAAAATCGCAAAATCTATTTTTGAAGATATGTTAACCACAAAAGACCAACCGGAAGCCATTGTGGAATCCAAAGGTTTAAAAGTAGTTCGCGATGACAAAGCATTAGAGGAAATCGTAATTCGAGTGATTGAGGCTCAACCAGAATCAGTGGAAGGTTGGAAAAACGGAAAAGATAGGGTGCTTGGTGCTATCGTTGGTGGAGTGATGAAAGAAACCAAAGGCAAAGCAGATCCAAAACTTGTGAATGAATTGATTCTTGCTAAGTTAGGACCACTCGGCGAAAAAAAGAAGGTATAG
- a CDS encoding bacteriohemerythrin: MQKDYSAHLDSLRITWLSEPFHLGIPIIDLQHVWLVHIILELEETIVDSEKDGADVDVHSSFRKALDYVAEHFALEEDILEHFNYPKFSEHIQGHRKFVERLTEKYYEAKDSQMAALGILQILKKWLFQHILHDDTDYAEFFKASGVDLKSYCNEILKSGKYPISKEQLLIYQNIVQMDTTHISLHEQSIDTIQEIRNIWKTYNLSTGIPIIDLQHIWLLKMIVELDHSLKLGDSASDTFHKVIAAAIEYTKDHFGVEDKIMRYFRYTDVVNHMNQHKRFIDFIKTRNDEFKLGNPRAGLHLVQDLRNWLLSHIALEDKKIGLAFESRVRELSEFTKKLHQTGEISISREQKNLYKLVMQSAPDPLD; the protein is encoded by the coding sequence ATGCAAAAGGATTACTCCGCACATTTAGATTCCTTACGAATCACATGGTTAAGTGAACCTTTCCATCTCGGAATTCCCATCATTGACTTACAACATGTTTGGTTGGTTCATATCATCCTTGAATTAGAAGAAACCATTGTTGATTCCGAAAAAGATGGAGCTGATGTTGATGTTCATTCGTCCTTTCGAAAAGCTTTGGACTATGTGGCAGAACATTTTGCATTAGAAGAAGATATCTTGGAACATTTTAACTATCCCAAATTTTCAGAACATATCCAAGGCCACCGCAAATTTGTTGAACGGTTAACGGAAAAATACTATGAAGCAAAAGATAGCCAAATGGCTGCCTTGGGTATTTTACAAATTCTCAAAAAATGGCTTTTCCAACATATCTTACATGATGATACCGATTATGCAGAGTTCTTTAAAGCAAGTGGTGTTGATTTAAAATCTTACTGTAATGAAATTTTAAAGTCTGGTAAATATCCGATTTCCAAAGAACAACTTTTGATTTATCAAAACATTGTACAAATGGATACAACACATATTTCACTTCACGAACAATCTATTGATACCATTCAAGAAATCAGAAATATTTGGAAAACATATAATCTTTCTACGGGAATTCCTATCATAGATTTACAACACATTTGGCTTTTGAAAATGATTGTTGAATTAGATCATTCACTAAAGTTAGGTGATAGTGCTAGTGATACCTTCCATAAGGTCATTGCCGCCGCCATTGAATATACAAAAGATCATTTTGGTGTGGAAGATAAAATCATGCGTTACTTTCGATATACTGATGTGGTCAACCATATGAACCAACACAAACGGTTTATTGATTTTATCAAAACAAGGAACGATGAATTTAAATTAGGAAATCCACGGGCTGGATTACATCTGGTTCAGGACTTACGAAATTGGCTTTTGTCCCATATTGCCCTTGAGGATAAAAAAATTGGTCTTGCTTTTGAATCTCGAGTGCGGGAACTTTCTGAGTTTACAAAAAAACTACACCAAACTGGTGAAATTAGCATCTCAAGAGAGCAAAAAAACCTATATAAACTGGTAATGCAATCGGCTCCTGACCCTCTCGATTAA
- a CDS encoding aldehyde dehydrogenase family protein, whose translation MTQATLTQASTSGKAVIQTKSFTPSDIDRIFKAQKAKALELRLSNFKTRIVKLKKLKDAVLKYQKDIQTALHSDFKKSAGEVDITEILPTIAEINDAIRHVKHWMRPKNVMTPPTLLGATSRIVYEPKGVCLIIAPWNYPFHLAIAPLAAAIAAGNTVMLKPSEFTPHTADVIKLMLSEVFSEEEVAVFEGDVAVATALLEVPFDHIFFTGSTPVGKIVMAAAAKNLTSVTLELGGKSPSIVAEDADMKVAAERIMWGKFLNAGQTCVAPDYLLIPESKVDEFVKNAKETTESFFKSKPENFTASPDFCRIVNAKNFGRVSSYVEDAVKKGAKIAYGGETRSSDNFISPTILTNVSLDSRIMEDEIFGPLLPIVTYKTLDEAIHIINEKPKPLALYIFTKKRSTSKYVLRRTSSGGAVINDVILHLVNPNLPFGGVNHSGHGSYHGIFGFKTFSHERSVLQTPKASIAKLMYPPYSGFVRLMVKLTTKFFV comes from the coding sequence ATGACCCAAGCCACTCTCACACAAGCCTCAACCTCTGGAAAAGCTGTGATCCAAACAAAAAGTTTTACTCCATCTGATATTGACCGTATTTTCAAAGCGCAGAAGGCAAAAGCTTTAGAACTTCGATTGTCGAATTTCAAAACTCGAATCGTAAAACTAAAGAAACTAAAAGACGCTGTCCTTAAATACCAAAAGGACATCCAAACAGCTCTCCACTCCGATTTTAAAAAATCGGCCGGAGAAGTAGACATTACTGAAATTCTTCCTACGATTGCCGAAATCAATGATGCCATCCGCCATGTAAAACATTGGATGCGCCCAAAAAACGTAATGACACCACCCACTTTACTAGGGGCAACCAGTCGCATCGTTTATGAGCCCAAAGGTGTTTGTCTCATCATTGCTCCATGGAACTATCCATTTCATCTAGCGATTGCCCCATTGGCTGCTGCGATTGCTGCGGGTAACACTGTGATGTTAAAACCTTCTGAGTTCACTCCACACACTGCAGATGTCATCAAATTGATGTTAAGTGAAGTATTCTCTGAAGAAGAAGTGGCTGTATTTGAAGGTGATGTTGCTGTTGCTACAGCACTCCTAGAAGTGCCTTTCGATCATATCTTTTTTACTGGATCTACTCCTGTGGGTAAAATTGTTATGGCTGCTGCTGCAAAAAATCTTACAAGCGTAACATTGGAGTTAGGTGGTAAGTCGCCTTCCATTGTTGCAGAAGATGCCGATATGAAAGTGGCTGCAGAAAGAATCATGTGGGGAAAATTTTTAAATGCAGGACAAACCTGTGTAGCTCCCGATTATCTTTTGATTCCTGAATCCAAAGTAGATGAATTTGTAAAGAATGCCAAGGAAACAACAGAAAGTTTCTTTAAATCCAAACCTGAGAATTTCACAGCAAGTCCAGATTTTTGCCGAATTGTGAACGCAAAGAACTTTGGAAGAGTTTCTTCTTACGTAGAAGATGCGGTGAAAAAAGGAGCTAAAATTGCTTATGGTGGAGAAACTAGAAGTTCAGATAACTTTATTTCACCAACCATTCTTACGAATGTGTCTTTAGACTCTCGTATTATGGAAGATGAAATTTTTGGACCACTCCTTCCTATTGTTACTTACAAAACTTTAGATGAAGCCATCCACATCATCAACGAAAAACCGAAACCATTGGCTTTGTATATTTTCACAAAAAAGAGAAGTACATCTAAATATGTCTTACGTAGAACCAGTTCCGGTGGAGCAGTGATCAATGATGTCATCCTTCACTTAGTGAATCCAAACCTACCTTTTGGTGGAGTGAATCATTCTGGGCATGGTAGTTACCATGGAATTTTTGGTTTTAAAACTTTTTCTCATGAAAGATCTGTTTTACAAACTCCAAAGGCATCCATCGCTAAGTTGATGTATCCACCTTACTCTGGTTTTGTGAGACTTATGGTGAAGTTAACCACTAAATTTTTCGTTTAG
- a CDS encoding histidine phosphatase family protein produces MDLYLIRHPETIAPKGTCYGRTDFPLKYPVEDTADSTFPHLPPNFDHFLSSPAPRALKLSSALLSKYNLSKADHSLIPTDERLWEMNFGDWDGKLWEEIPRKETIPWMKDFVNAKTPGGEAFTDLIFRMDSFLEDWKEGGNLRTHWETNNNQSLRSLIVVCHSGPIRAALCKQFGTPYEEAFKSPVDFGSVHKIQIA; encoded by the coding sequence ATGGACCTCTATTTAATTCGCCATCCAGAAACCATTGCTCCCAAAGGAACTTGTTATGGTAGAACCGACTTTCCTCTTAAATACCCTGTGGAAGATACAGCAGATTCTACTTTTCCTCATTTACCACCAAACTTTGACCATTTCCTTTCGAGTCCCGCTCCGCGAGCTTTAAAACTATCTTCGGCTCTCTTATCTAAATACAACCTTTCCAAGGCAGATCATTCCTTAATACCAACTGACGAACGTTTGTGGGAAATGAATTTTGGAGATTGGGATGGAAAACTTTGGGAAGAAATTCCAAGAAAAGAAACAATCCCTTGGATGAAAGACTTCGTGAATGCAAAGACTCCCGGAGGCGAAGCCTTTACCGATCTAATCTTTCGTATGGATTCGTTTTTAGAAGATTGGAAAGAAGGAGGAAACTTACGAACCCATTGGGAAACAAACAACAATCAATCTCTACGATCCCTCATTGTTGTTTGCCACTCAGGGCCGATCCGAGCTGCACTTTGTAAACAGTTCGGAACTCCCTACGAAGAAGCATTCAAATCTCCCGTGGACTTTGGATCAGTCCACAAAATTCAAATCGCCTAA
- the cobT gene encoding nicotinate-nucleotide--dimethylbenzimidazole phosphoribosyltransferase, translating to MSPFSLPSISPVTDVLRRSIRNKIDNKTKPLGSLGDLESIALQLAEIQNTLSPELKNPKLILFAADHGITEEPVSLYPKDVTWQMVLNFLSGGACANVFAKHSHIDVEVVDAGVDHDWSENAPKPIERKIRKGTSNFLKSKAMSLDEAKETILNGIELLAEKQYQDTNIFLFGEMGIGNTSAASLILSHLTDIPLRKLVGRGTGLNNSGKENKFKILSEAFQRTGQLKDPLEILSEFGGFEIGMMAGAMIGVAAQRKTFVVDGFIATAAFAIAFVLNPTVKYYAIFSHLSEEEGHTVVLEHWKIKPLLRLNLRLGEGSGALAAYPLIELSVKFLNEMASFADAGVSNSDSK from the coding sequence ATGTCACCATTTTCCCTACCCTCCATTTCTCCCGTAACCGACGTTTTGCGAAGATCCATTCGCAACAAAATTGATAATAAAACAAAACCTTTGGGTTCCTTAGGTGATTTGGAATCCATTGCCCTGCAGTTGGCAGAAATCCAAAATACCCTTTCCCCTGAGCTAAAAAATCCAAAGCTCATTCTTTTTGCCGCAGACCATGGAATTACAGAGGAACCGGTCTCCCTATACCCTAAAGATGTGACTTGGCAGATGGTTTTGAATTTTTTATCTGGTGGGGCTTGTGCCAATGTCTTCGCCAAACACAGTCATATTGATGTTGAAGTTGTGGATGCAGGAGTAGACCACGATTGGTCAGAAAATGCCCCAAAACCTATCGAAAGAAAGATTCGAAAAGGAACTTCTAACTTTTTGAAATCGAAAGCTATGTCACTGGATGAGGCGAAAGAAACCATTTTGAATGGGATTGAACTTCTAGCGGAAAAACAATATCAAGATACCAATATATTTTTATTTGGCGAAATGGGAATTGGGAACACGTCAGCAGCATCTCTCATTCTATCTCATCTAACAGATATTCCGCTAAGAAAACTTGTTGGAAGAGGTACAGGTCTAAATAACAGCGGAAAAGAAAATAAGTTCAAAATCCTTTCTGAAGCATTCCAAAGAACAGGACAACTAAAAGATCCATTAGAAATACTTTCTGAATTTGGTGGATTTGAAATTGGAATGATGGCTGGTGCGATGATTGGAGTAGCTGCACAGAGAAAAACATTTGTTGTGGATGGATTTATAGCAACAGCCGCATTTGCGATTGCTTTTGTACTGAACCCGACAGTAAAGTATTATGCAATTTTTTCGCATCTATCGGAAGAAGAAGGACATACTGTAGTTTTAGAACACTGGAAAATAAAACCGCTACTTAGACTCAATCTTCGTTTAGGTGAAGGCAGTGGTGCTCTTGCAGCTTATCCACTCATTGAACTCAGTGTTAAATTTCTAAATGAAATGGCGTCTTTTGCTGATGCTGGTGTTAGCAATTCGGATTCAAAATAA
- the dnaE gene encoding DNA polymerase III subunit alpha: protein MEDFAHLHLHTTYSMLDGAIRISDLMKRVKELGMSSVAITDHGNMYGAIEFYKEAVKHDVKPIIGCEFYVTPSRSAETELDEIADGGAYHIILLCKNEIGYKNIIKLASRSFTEGFYRKPRIDYDLLERYSEGLVCLTACLAGEVNRKILEGKADKAYALAGRLHEIFRKEDFYLEIQDHGIPEQRIVAEAVMGFSKRTGIPLVLTNDSHFLTKDDREAQDILLRIGMRKNIDDEMRFGFNENFYVKSPAEMISIFPDHKDAFYNTLAIRDKCSLNFQFGNPLLPPFDVPAGFDTDSYLEKLVWEGIQEKYQDITPVVRERTEYEMQTIRNMHFAGYFLIVQDYINFARRAGIPVGPGRGSAAGSIIAYALGITNVDPIRYNLLFERFLNPDRKDMPDIDTDFCVERREEVINYIKQKYGENRVGQIITFGSLAAKAAIKDVARVFNVPFSEVNEMSKLFPKKLGITIQEAVDTSKDLRDIAEKSDLNKKVFYIAQKLEGNYRQVGRHAAGVVIAPTALEEIVPLSTVSEPGRDGRSIVTQYDKNMSEQVGLIKMDILGLKNLTTIHHATKLIEKRHGILLDLDKIPLDDAATFSLLRKANVLGIFQLDSSSGIRDLFAKAQVQKFEEIAALLALYRPGPMGSGMLDDYLDRKNGKKKVVFPHESLAEVLGETYGVVVYQEQVMGISRIMGGYSVGDSDVLRKAMAKKDKSKLPALKEKFVKGAIEKKINEKLAIELFEQLEKFGEYGFNKSHSVAYAFVTYQTAFLKANYSIEYLTALLSGDHSKITDVVKYINNAKEMGIRILGPDVKESGISFEITDDKTVRFGLSSIKGVGELAAENIISNRNSLGGYNQLGDFTKKLDTRLANKKVLESLAQGGAFDSFGYSRKTISESTDIILNYANKKQAEEKEGQFSLFGGVNGGGEENLNLPKDGIEWNGDELLRKEKETTGLYLSGHPLDKFTEQLKTLNPTTIENLEEVRPKSKVEIAGVLSKKVVKLTKKKEEFVNFMIEDQTGEIECVAFPKTYAEFKHLFTEDNTVFIRGILERLDADESELKGQIIVNKLEELNSVTIEKKMEKTLHLTINMLEEKNRDVILKLQDILSVHRGASSVFFHLVGNGDEKKVIRAHDHFSIEISSDLMKMLTDILGKGAVRYTVGEEVRVYG, encoded by the coding sequence ATGGAAGATTTCGCTCACCTTCACTTACATACTACTTATTCCATGTTGGATGGGGCCATACGGATCAGCGATTTGATGAAACGTGTGAAGGAACTCGGTATGAGTTCGGTTGCCATCACAGACCATGGAAACATGTATGGAGCTATCGAGTTCTATAAAGAAGCGGTCAAACACGATGTCAAACCTATCATCGGCTGTGAGTTTTACGTAACGCCTTCCCGCAGTGCCGAAACTGAACTTGATGAAATCGCTGACGGTGGCGCCTATCACATCATCTTACTTTGCAAAAACGAAATTGGTTATAAAAACATCATAAAACTTGCTAGCCGATCCTTCACCGAAGGATTTTATCGCAAACCAAGAATTGATTATGATTTATTGGAGAGGTATAGCGAAGGTCTTGTTTGTTTAACTGCTTGTCTTGCCGGTGAAGTCAACCGAAAGATTTTAGAAGGCAAAGCAGATAAGGCGTATGCGTTAGCTGGCCGTTTACACGAAATTTTTCGCAAAGAAGATTTTTATTTAGAAATTCAAGACCATGGGATTCCTGAACAACGCATTGTTGCAGAAGCAGTTATGGGATTTTCGAAACGAACTGGAATTCCACTTGTACTCACAAATGATTCTCACTTTCTCACTAAGGATGATAGAGAAGCGCAAGATATTTTACTTCGTATCGGAATGCGTAAAAACATCGATGATGAAATGCGTTTCGGATTCAACGAAAACTTTTATGTTAAGTCTCCTGCAGAAATGATCAGTATTTTTCCAGATCATAAAGATGCCTTTTATAATACATTAGCGATTCGTGATAAATGTTCGTTAAATTTCCAATTTGGAAATCCACTCCTTCCCCCTTTTGATGTTCCTGCCGGTTTTGACACAGATAGTTATTTAGAAAAGCTAGTTTGGGAAGGAATCCAGGAAAAATATCAAGATATAACGCCTGTTGTACGGGAAAGAACGGAATATGAAATGCAAACGATCCGCAATATGCATTTTGCCGGTTACTTTCTTATCGTTCAAGACTATATAAACTTTGCTAGGCGTGCAGGAATTCCTGTCGGACCGGGACGTGGCTCTGCTGCCGGATCTATTATTGCTTATGCTTTGGGAATAACCAATGTGGATCCCATTCGTTATAATCTCCTCTTTGAACGATTTCTCAATCCTGATAGAAAGGATATGCCAGATATTGATACCGATTTTTGTGTGGAAAGACGAGAAGAAGTCATTAATTATATCAAACAAAAATATGGTGAGAACCGGGTAGGCCAAATCATTACCTTTGGATCTCTTGCGGCAAAGGCTGCGATCAAAGACGTGGCTCGTGTTTTTAATGTTCCGTTTTCTGAAGTAAACGAGATGAGTAAACTTTTTCCCAAAAAATTGGGAATTACCATCCAAGAAGCCGTTGATACCTCAAAAGACCTTCGTGATATTGCAGAAAAATCTGATTTAAACAAAAAAGTTTTTTATATTGCCCAAAAATTAGAGGGTAACTACCGTCAGGTGGGACGCCATGCGGCAGGTGTTGTCATCGCGCCGACTGCTCTTGAGGAAATTGTTCCTTTATCAACGGTTAGTGAACCTGGTAGAGACGGTCGTTCCATAGTCACCCAATACGACAAAAATATGTCGGAACAAGTGGGACTGATCAAGATGGATATTTTAGGTTTAAAAAACTTAACAACCATCCATCATGCCACTAAACTGATTGAAAAACGTCATGGTATCTTACTCGATTTAGATAAAATTCCCTTAGATGATGCGGCCACATTTAGTTTGTTACGAAAGGCAAATGTTCTTGGGATATTCCAGTTGGATTCTTCTTCCGGGATTCGAGACCTTTTTGCTAAGGCACAAGTCCAAAAATTTGAAGAGATAGCAGCATTACTTGCATTATACCGTCCTGGTCCTATGGGATCAGGGATGTTAGATGATTATTTAGATCGTAAAAATGGTAAAAAGAAAGTAGTTTTCCCTCACGAAAGTTTAGCAGAGGTGTTAGGTGAAACTTACGGCGTAGTGGTTTACCAAGAGCAGGTAATGGGTATCTCCCGAATTATGGGAGGGTACTCTGTGGGAGACTCGGATGTTCTTCGTAAGGCGATGGCCAAAAAAGATAAATCGAAACTCCCTGCCTTAAAAGAAAAATTTGTGAAAGGTGCCATCGAAAAAAAGATCAATGAAAAACTAGCCATTGAACTTTTTGAACAATTAGAGAAATTTGGTGAGTATGGATTTAACAAATCCCATTCGGTTGCTTATGCCTTTGTGACTTATCAAACAGCCTTTCTAAAGGCAAATTATTCTATTGAATACTTAACTGCCCTTCTATCAGGGGATCATTCCAAAATTACCGATGTGGTAAAATACATCAATAACGCCAAAGAGATGGGAATTCGGATTTTAGGTCCCGATGTCAAAGAGTCGGGAATCTCCTTCGAAATCACCGATGACAAAACAGTTCGATTTGGCCTTTCTTCCATTAAGGGAGTCGGGGAACTTGCTGCAGAAAATATCATTTCCAATCGCAATTCCTTGGGTGGGTACAACCAACTGGGAGACTTTACCAAGAAACTTGATACAAGACTGGCAAACAAAAAGGTATTGGAATCCTTGGCCCAAGGTGGGGCCTTCGATTCTTTTGGTTATTCAAGAAAAACCATTTCTGAATCAACAGATATCATTCTTAACTATGCCAACAAAAAACAAGCGGAAGAAAAAGAAGGCCAATTTTCTTTGTTTGGTGGTGTCAATGGTGGTGGAGAAGAAAATCTAAACCTTCCCAAAGATGGAATCGAGTGGAATGGAGATGAACTTCTTCGAAAAGAAAAAGAAACCACAGGGCTTTATCTTTCTGGCCATCCATTAGATAAATTTACAGAACAATTAAAAACACTCAATCCAACTACGATCGAAAACTTGGAAGAGGTTCGGCCTAAATCCAAAGTAGAAATTGCAGGGGTTCTTTCAAAAAAAGTGGTGAAACTCACTAAGAAAAAAGAAGAGTTTGTGAACTTTATGATCGAAGACCAGACCGGTGAGATCGAATGTGTTGCCTTCCCCAAAACCTATGCAGAATTCAAACACCTATTCACAGAAGACAATACGGTTTTTATTCGTGGAATTTTGGAACGCCTTGATGCCGATGAATCAGAATTAAAGGGACAAATCATCGTTAATAAACTAGAAGAACTAAATTCCGTTACCATTGAAAAGAAAATGGAAAAAACTCTCCATTTAACAATCAATATGTTGGAAGAAAAAAACAGAGATGTGATTTTGAAACTCCAAGACATTTTATCTGTTCATCGTGGTGCATCTTCTGTTTTTTTTCATTTGGTGGGTAACGGTGATGAGAAAAAAGTCATCCGTGCCCATGATCATTTCTCCATCGAAATAAGTTCCGACCTGATGAAAATGTTAACAGACATTCTTGGAAAAGGTGCAGTTCGTTATACAGTTGGCGAAGAAGTGAGAGTGTACGGATAA